From the genome of Verrucomicrobiia bacterium, one region includes:
- a CDS encoding polyprenyl synthetase family protein, with amino-acid sequence MSAPKRRRSQTAAPRFDLEAFLSSSTGLVNAALDGFLPSEKTRPTTLHRAMRYSLFAGGKRMRPALVLAAAQACGGRVADALPLACAVECIHTYSLVHDDLPAMDNDDYRRGKPTNHKVFGEGIAILAGDALLTQAFEIAAQARSWPRYPHRDLILEIAYASGSLQLIAGQVADLEGEGRKTTPTQLKYIHERKTSALLCCSARLGGMSANGSPAQLRALTDFGYHVGLAFQVIDDILDVTQTSEKLGKTAGKDTRAQKATYPAIVGLEKSRKIATQLTDKAFAALRPFRGRAVALEALAEFLLRRES; translated from the coding sequence ATGTCCGCGCCAAAACGACGTCGTTCACAAACTGCCGCGCCCCGGTTTGATCTGGAGGCTTTCCTGTCGTCCAGCACGGGATTGGTCAACGCCGCGCTGGATGGTTTTCTGCCCTCGGAGAAAACCCGACCCACCACGCTGCACCGGGCGATGCGTTACTCGCTTTTTGCCGGCGGCAAACGGATGCGCCCGGCTTTGGTGCTGGCGGCGGCGCAAGCATGCGGCGGCCGCGTGGCGGACGCACTGCCACTGGCCTGCGCGGTCGAATGTATCCACACCTATTCGCTGGTGCATGACGATTTGCCCGCGATGGATAACGACGATTATCGTCGGGGCAAACCGACCAATCACAAGGTCTTTGGCGAAGGCATCGCCATTCTGGCCGGTGACGCCTTGCTGACGCAGGCGTTTGAAATTGCCGCGCAGGCGCGAAGTTGGCCGCGTTATCCGCATCGTGATTTGATTCTGGAAATCGCTTACGCCTCCGGTTCGCTACAACTCATTGCTGGGCAGGTGGCAGACTTGGAAGGCGAAGGACGCAAGACCACGCCGACGCAGTTGAAGTACATCCACGAACGAAAGACGTCGGCCTTGCTTTGCTGCTCGGCGCGACTCGGCGGCATGAGCGCGAACGGCTCCCCCGCGCAGCTTCGGGCCTTGACGGATTTTGGCTATCACGTCGGGCTGGCGTTTCAGGTGATTGACGACATTCTCGACGTCACGCAAACCAGCGAGAAGCTTGGTAAAACTGCCGGCAAGGACACCCGCGCGCAGAAGGCGACGTATCCGGCCATCGTTGGCCTGGAGAAATCACGTAAAATTGCCACGCAATTGACCGACAAGGCCTTCGCCGCACTGCGTCCGTTCCGAGGTCGTGCGGTGGCGCTCGAAGCACTGGCGGAATTTCTGCTCCGCCGCGAATCGTAA